Proteins from one Bombus pascuorum chromosome 15, iyBomPasc1.1, whole genome shotgun sequence genomic window:
- the LOC132914960 gene encoding ras-related protein Rab-34-like — MLETRSAIYKMIEVARNDRQVNNWPPPFSSDMTKYNERDFDPIVRRSCQTKRVSLKIAKAIVIGDVSVGKSCLVNRFCHKIFDNNYKATIGVDFEVERFDILGVPFHLQIWDTAGQERFKSIAASYYRSANVIMVVFDLANLISLGHCQQWLNEAAQSNTEPYYIFLIGTKRDLLSNQVYTIMEKRAAEVARRMKAEFWAVSARTGDGVSELFTRATVLSFHAMILHELQNMKPESINIGSDLITLNDQRERIKKRKRRNTCFDCST, encoded by the exons ATGTTAGAAACACGTTCAGCTATTTACAAAATGATTGAAGTGGCACGTAATGATAGACAG GTTAATAATTGGCCACCACCGTTTTCGTCTGATATGACGAAATATAATGAAAGAGATTTTGATCCAATTGTTAGACGATCATGCCAAACGAAACGCGTATCtttgaaaattgcaaaagcAATTGTAATTGGCGATGTTTCGGTTGGAAAATCATGTCTAGTAAATCG ATTTTGCcacaaaatatttgacaataaCTATAAAGCAACAATCGGTGTAGATTTTGAAGTAGAAAGGTTTGATATTCTGGGTGTACCTTTTCACTTACAAAT ATGGGATACTGCTGGACAAGAAAGATTTAAATCCATTGCTGCATCTTATTACAGAAGTGCAAatg tAATCATGGTTGTTTTTGACTTAGCCAACTTAATATCTTTGGGACACTGTCAACAATGGTTAAATGAAGCTGCTCAAAGTAATACGGAGCCATATTACATATTCTTAATAGGCACAAAACGAGATTTACTG tCCAATCAGGTATATACAATAATGGAAAAACGAGCGGCTGAGGTAGCGCGGAGAATGAAAGCTGAGTTTTGGGCTGTTTCCGCTAGAACTGGAGACGGTGTATCAGAATTATTCACAAGAGCAACCGTATTATCTTTTCATGCCATGATTCTACATGAGTTACAAAATATGAAGCCGGAATCAATTAACATTGGTTCCGATTTAATAA CTTTAAATGATCAAcgagaaagaattaaaaaaaggaaaagaagaaatacgtGTTTCGATTGTTCAACGTGA
- the LOC132914940 gene encoding NADPH--cytochrome P450 reductase isoform X3 yields the protein MNVKKFDKFFQVMMKHYRCNSATQRRFSMLVLAPTSKVFGLGNKTYEHYNEVAIYVDHRLEQLGATRVFELGLGDDDANIEDDFITWKDKFWPTVCDFFGIEGTGEDVSIRQYKLTEHVDIPPERIYTGEIARLHSFKNQRAPFDAKNPYLAPVHENRELHGPTSERSCRHIEFYIEGSKMRYEAGDHLAVYPVNNAELVNKIGEKCGVHLDTVFTLTNTDEESTKKHPFPCPCSYRTALTHYLDITSNPRTHVLKELAEYCSDPNDKEKLKLMALTSAEGKAAYQQWVVQENRNIVHILEDIPSLKPALDHLCELLPRLQCRYYSISSSPKLYTTSIHITAVVVEYKTPTGRVNKGVTTSWLKEKHPSDPPCYVPIFVRKSQFRLPTRPSIPIIMVGPGTGIAPFRAFIQERDFARKEGKEVGDTILYFGCRKQDEDFLYRKELEEYVKSGTLILHTAFSREQAQKVYVTHLLEKNKEELWRVIGEQNGHIYVCGDAKNMARDVHNILLKVVMEKGKMSESDAADYIKKMDSQKRYSSDVWS from the exons ATGAACGTAAAAAAGTTCGACAAATTCTTCCAAGTGATGATGAAGCATTATAGATGCAACAGCGCTACCCAACGGCGCTTTTCAATGTTAGTTTTAGCGCCAACGTCTAAG GTATTTGGTCTTGGAAATAAAACATATGAACATTACAATGAGGTAGCTATATATGTCGATCATAGATTAGAACAACTTGGTGCTACGCGCGTCTTCGAACTTGGTTTGGGAGATGATGATGCCAA tataGAAGATGATTTCATCACATGGAAGGACAAGTTTTGGCCAACAGTTTGTGACTTCTTTGGAATCGAAGGTACTGGTGAAGATGTTAGCATTAGACAGTACAAGCTAACTGAACACGTTGACATACCACCTGAACGCATTTACACTGGTGAAATAGCTCGTCTTCACTCATTTAAGAATCAAAGAGC ACCTTTCGATGCAAAGAATCCTTATTTAGCTCCAGTACACGAAAACCGTGAACTTCATGGTCCAACTTCAGAAAGATCATGTAGGCATATAGAATTTTACATAGAGGGATCAAAAATGCGATATGAAGCTGGTGATCATTTAGCAGTATATCCTGTAAATAATGCAGAACtagtaaataaaattggaGAAAAGTGTGGTGTACATTTAGATACAGTGTTCACTCTTACAAATACAGATG aGGAATCTACAAAGAAGCATCCATTCCCTTGTCCATGTTCTTACAGAACTGCTTTGACACATTACTTAGATATTACTAGTAATCCACGCACCCACGTTCTTAAGGAATTAGCGGAATATTGCAGTGATCCaaacgataaagaaaaattaaaattaatggcGTTAACCAGCGCAGAAGGCAAAGCTGCATATCAGCAATGGGTAGttcaagaaaatagaaatattgtacatatctTGGAAGACATTCCTAGTTTAAAGCCTGCCTTAGATCATCTTTGTGAACTTTTACCAAGATTGCAATGTCGATATTATTCGATTTCCTCTTCTCCCAAG CTATACACAACATCAATCCATATTACTGCAGTTGTAGTGGAATATAAAACACCTACAGGTAGAGTTAACAAAGGTGTAACAACTAGTTGGTTAAAGGAAAAGCATCCTTCAGATCCACCATGTTATGTTCCTATTTTTGTGCGAAAATCTCAGTTTCGTTTACCAACCCGACCGTCGATTCCAATAATCATGGTTGGTCCAGGTACTGGTATAGCACCATTCAGAGCATTTATACAAGAACGTGATTTTGCCAGAAAGGAAG gAAAAGAAGTTGGAGatacgattttatattttggatGTAGAAAACAAGATGAAGATTTCCTTTACAGAAAAGAACTTGAAGAGTACGTAAAGAGTGGTACTCTAATCTTACATACTGCATTTAGTAGAGAGCAGGCTCAAAAAGTATATGTTACACACTTACTGGagaagaataaagaagaattGTGGAGAGTTATCGGTGAACAAAATGGGCATATCTATGTGTGTGG AGATGCAAAAAATATGGCACGTGATGtacacaatattttattaaaagttgtaatggaaaaaggaaaaatgtcaGAATCAGATGCTGCAGATTACATCAAGAAAATGGACTCGCAGAAGCGTTACTCGAGTGATGTATGGAGTTGA
- the LOC132914940 gene encoding NADPH--cytochrome P450 reductase isoform X1, whose translation MDLPTAGALQPKAIRMAGSPVLEMEDKTEVLEEPLFNTLDIILLTALLLAALWWLMHRNKEDYAAISKSYSIQPTMFPAVQTSENSFIKKLKASGRSLVVFYGSQTGTGEEFAGRLAKEGIRYKMKGMVADPEECDMEELIHLKTIPNSLAVFCLATYGEGDPTDNAMEFVDWLKNGDADLNGLNYAVFGLGNKTYEHYNEVAIYVDHRLEQLGATRVFELGLGDDDANIEDDFITWKDKFWPTVCDFFGIEGTGEDVSIRQYKLTEHVDIPPERIYTGEIARLHSFKNQRAPFDAKNPYLAPVHENRELHGPTSERSCRHIEFYIEGSKMRYEAGDHLAVYPVNNAELVNKIGEKCGVHLDTVFTLTNTDEESTKKHPFPCPCSYRTALTHYLDITSNPRTHVLKELAEYCSDPNDKEKLKLMALTSAEGKAAYQQWVVQENRNIVHILEDIPSLKPALDHLCELLPRLQCRYYSISSSPKLYTTSIHITAVVVEYKTPTGRVNKGVTTSWLKEKHPSDPPCYVPIFVRKSQFRLPTRPSIPIIMVGPGTGIAPFRAFIQERDFARKEGKEVGDTILYFGCRKQDEDFLYRKELEEYVKSGTLILHTAFSREQAQKVYVTHLLEKNKEELWRVIGEQNGHIYVCGDAKNMARDVHNILLKVVMEKGKMSESDAADYIKKMDSQKRYSSDVWS comes from the exons ATGGATTTACCG ACTGCAGGCGCGCTACAACCAAAGGCAATAAGAATGGCAGGTTCTCCGGTGCTGGAGATGGAGGACAAGACAGAGGTTCTCGAGGAACCACTCTTCAACACCCTCGACATCATACTGCTCACTGCCCTTTTATTGGCTGCACTATGGTGGTTGATGCACAGAAACAAAGAAGACTACGCGGCCATCTCGAAATCCTATTCCATCca GCCAACTATGTTCCCTGCGGTACAAACATCAGAAAATTCATTCATAAAAAAGTTGAAGGCTTCCGGGAGAAGTTTAGTAGTATTTTACGGTAGTCAAACTGGAACCGGTGAAGAATTTGCCGGTAGACTGGCCAAAGAAGGCATCCGATATAAAATGAAAGGCATGGTGGCTGATCCTGAAGAATGTGATATG gAAGAGTTAATACACTTGAAAACAATTCCAAACAGTTTGGCAGTATTTTGCTTAGCTACATATGGAGAGGGTGATCCTACGGACAATGCTATGGAATTTGTTGATTGGCTAAAAAATGGAGATGCTGATTTGAATGGATTAAATTATGCT GTATTTGGTCTTGGAAATAAAACATATGAACATTACAATGAGGTAGCTATATATGTCGATCATAGATTAGAACAACTTGGTGCTACGCGCGTCTTCGAACTTGGTTTGGGAGATGATGATGCCAA tataGAAGATGATTTCATCACATGGAAGGACAAGTTTTGGCCAACAGTTTGTGACTTCTTTGGAATCGAAGGTACTGGTGAAGATGTTAGCATTAGACAGTACAAGCTAACTGAACACGTTGACATACCACCTGAACGCATTTACACTGGTGAAATAGCTCGTCTTCACTCATTTAAGAATCAAAGAGC ACCTTTCGATGCAAAGAATCCTTATTTAGCTCCAGTACACGAAAACCGTGAACTTCATGGTCCAACTTCAGAAAGATCATGTAGGCATATAGAATTTTACATAGAGGGATCAAAAATGCGATATGAAGCTGGTGATCATTTAGCAGTATATCCTGTAAATAATGCAGAACtagtaaataaaattggaGAAAAGTGTGGTGTACATTTAGATACAGTGTTCACTCTTACAAATACAGATG aGGAATCTACAAAGAAGCATCCATTCCCTTGTCCATGTTCTTACAGAACTGCTTTGACACATTACTTAGATATTACTAGTAATCCACGCACCCACGTTCTTAAGGAATTAGCGGAATATTGCAGTGATCCaaacgataaagaaaaattaaaattaatggcGTTAACCAGCGCAGAAGGCAAAGCTGCATATCAGCAATGGGTAGttcaagaaaatagaaatattgtacatatctTGGAAGACATTCCTAGTTTAAAGCCTGCCTTAGATCATCTTTGTGAACTTTTACCAAGATTGCAATGTCGATATTATTCGATTTCCTCTTCTCCCAAG CTATACACAACATCAATCCATATTACTGCAGTTGTAGTGGAATATAAAACACCTACAGGTAGAGTTAACAAAGGTGTAACAACTAGTTGGTTAAAGGAAAAGCATCCTTCAGATCCACCATGTTATGTTCCTATTTTTGTGCGAAAATCTCAGTTTCGTTTACCAACCCGACCGTCGATTCCAATAATCATGGTTGGTCCAGGTACTGGTATAGCACCATTCAGAGCATTTATACAAGAACGTGATTTTGCCAGAAAGGAAG gAAAAGAAGTTGGAGatacgattttatattttggatGTAGAAAACAAGATGAAGATTTCCTTTACAGAAAAGAACTTGAAGAGTACGTAAAGAGTGGTACTCTAATCTTACATACTGCATTTAGTAGAGAGCAGGCTCAAAAAGTATATGTTACACACTTACTGGagaagaataaagaagaattGTGGAGAGTTATCGGTGAACAAAATGGGCATATCTATGTGTGTGG AGATGCAAAAAATATGGCACGTGATGtacacaatattttattaaaagttgtaatggaaaaaggaaaaatgtcaGAATCAGATGCTGCAGATTACATCAAGAAAATGGACTCGCAGAAGCGTTACTCGAGTGATGTATGGAGTTGA
- the LOC132914940 gene encoding NADPH--cytochrome P450 reductase isoform X2, whose amino-acid sequence MAGSPVLEMEDKTEVLEEPLFNTLDIILLTALLLAALWWLMHRNKEDYAAISKSYSIQPTMFPAVQTSENSFIKKLKASGRSLVVFYGSQTGTGEEFAGRLAKEGIRYKMKGMVADPEECDMEELIHLKTIPNSLAVFCLATYGEGDPTDNAMEFVDWLKNGDADLNGLNYAVFGLGNKTYEHYNEVAIYVDHRLEQLGATRVFELGLGDDDANIEDDFITWKDKFWPTVCDFFGIEGTGEDVSIRQYKLTEHVDIPPERIYTGEIARLHSFKNQRAPFDAKNPYLAPVHENRELHGPTSERSCRHIEFYIEGSKMRYEAGDHLAVYPVNNAELVNKIGEKCGVHLDTVFTLTNTDEESTKKHPFPCPCSYRTALTHYLDITSNPRTHVLKELAEYCSDPNDKEKLKLMALTSAEGKAAYQQWVVQENRNIVHILEDIPSLKPALDHLCELLPRLQCRYYSISSSPKLYTTSIHITAVVVEYKTPTGRVNKGVTTSWLKEKHPSDPPCYVPIFVRKSQFRLPTRPSIPIIMVGPGTGIAPFRAFIQERDFARKEGKEVGDTILYFGCRKQDEDFLYRKELEEYVKSGTLILHTAFSREQAQKVYVTHLLEKNKEELWRVIGEQNGHIYVCGDAKNMARDVHNILLKVVMEKGKMSESDAADYIKKMDSQKRYSSDVWS is encoded by the exons ATGGCAGGTTCTCCGGTGCTGGAGATGGAGGACAAGACAGAGGTTCTCGAGGAACCACTCTTCAACACCCTCGACATCATACTGCTCACTGCCCTTTTATTGGCTGCACTATGGTGGTTGATGCACAGAAACAAAGAAGACTACGCGGCCATCTCGAAATCCTATTCCATCca GCCAACTATGTTCCCTGCGGTACAAACATCAGAAAATTCATTCATAAAAAAGTTGAAGGCTTCCGGGAGAAGTTTAGTAGTATTTTACGGTAGTCAAACTGGAACCGGTGAAGAATTTGCCGGTAGACTGGCCAAAGAAGGCATCCGATATAAAATGAAAGGCATGGTGGCTGATCCTGAAGAATGTGATATG gAAGAGTTAATACACTTGAAAACAATTCCAAACAGTTTGGCAGTATTTTGCTTAGCTACATATGGAGAGGGTGATCCTACGGACAATGCTATGGAATTTGTTGATTGGCTAAAAAATGGAGATGCTGATTTGAATGGATTAAATTATGCT GTATTTGGTCTTGGAAATAAAACATATGAACATTACAATGAGGTAGCTATATATGTCGATCATAGATTAGAACAACTTGGTGCTACGCGCGTCTTCGAACTTGGTTTGGGAGATGATGATGCCAA tataGAAGATGATTTCATCACATGGAAGGACAAGTTTTGGCCAACAGTTTGTGACTTCTTTGGAATCGAAGGTACTGGTGAAGATGTTAGCATTAGACAGTACAAGCTAACTGAACACGTTGACATACCACCTGAACGCATTTACACTGGTGAAATAGCTCGTCTTCACTCATTTAAGAATCAAAGAGC ACCTTTCGATGCAAAGAATCCTTATTTAGCTCCAGTACACGAAAACCGTGAACTTCATGGTCCAACTTCAGAAAGATCATGTAGGCATATAGAATTTTACATAGAGGGATCAAAAATGCGATATGAAGCTGGTGATCATTTAGCAGTATATCCTGTAAATAATGCAGAACtagtaaataaaattggaGAAAAGTGTGGTGTACATTTAGATACAGTGTTCACTCTTACAAATACAGATG aGGAATCTACAAAGAAGCATCCATTCCCTTGTCCATGTTCTTACAGAACTGCTTTGACACATTACTTAGATATTACTAGTAATCCACGCACCCACGTTCTTAAGGAATTAGCGGAATATTGCAGTGATCCaaacgataaagaaaaattaaaattaatggcGTTAACCAGCGCAGAAGGCAAAGCTGCATATCAGCAATGGGTAGttcaagaaaatagaaatattgtacatatctTGGAAGACATTCCTAGTTTAAAGCCTGCCTTAGATCATCTTTGTGAACTTTTACCAAGATTGCAATGTCGATATTATTCGATTTCCTCTTCTCCCAAG CTATACACAACATCAATCCATATTACTGCAGTTGTAGTGGAATATAAAACACCTACAGGTAGAGTTAACAAAGGTGTAACAACTAGTTGGTTAAAGGAAAAGCATCCTTCAGATCCACCATGTTATGTTCCTATTTTTGTGCGAAAATCTCAGTTTCGTTTACCAACCCGACCGTCGATTCCAATAATCATGGTTGGTCCAGGTACTGGTATAGCACCATTCAGAGCATTTATACAAGAACGTGATTTTGCCAGAAAGGAAG gAAAAGAAGTTGGAGatacgattttatattttggatGTAGAAAACAAGATGAAGATTTCCTTTACAGAAAAGAACTTGAAGAGTACGTAAAGAGTGGTACTCTAATCTTACATACTGCATTTAGTAGAGAGCAGGCTCAAAAAGTATATGTTACACACTTACTGGagaagaataaagaagaattGTGGAGAGTTATCGGTGAACAAAATGGGCATATCTATGTGTGTGG AGATGCAAAAAATATGGCACGTGATGtacacaatattttattaaaagttgtaatggaaaaaggaaaaatgtcaGAATCAGATGCTGCAGATTACATCAAGAAAATGGACTCGCAGAAGCGTTACTCGAGTGATGTATGGAGTTGA